The DNA window TAAAAATGCAGAAGAACTTAGACAAAACACTTACGAAATCGCAGCAGCGTGGTTAGCTTGTGGTTTAGACACCGAAAAAACTTATTTCTATAGACAAAGTGATATTCCTGAAGTTTGTGAACTTTCTTGGTATTTATCTTGCTTTTTTCCTTTTTCCAGATTGCAATTAGCGCATTCTTTCAAAGATAAAGCAGACCGTTTAGAAGATGTAAATGCAGGACTTTTCACCTATCCTATGTTGATGGCGGCAGATATTTTATTGTATGACGCAGAAATCGTTCCTGTAGGAAAAGACCAGTTACAGCATTTGGAAATGGCGAGAGATGTAGGTGCGAGATTCAACAATCAAATGGGAGAAATTTTCGTACTTCCACAAGCTGAATTGCAAGAAAACACGAAATACGTTCCGGGAATTGACGGACATAAAATGTCTAAATCTAGAGGAAATATCATCAATATTTTCCTTCCAGAAAAGCAATTAAAAAAACAAGTGATGGCTATCGAAACGGATTCTACTCCTCTAGAAGAGCCGAAAAACCCTGACACTTGTAAAGTTTTTGCCATTTATTCTTTACTCACAAATGAAACGCAAATCGCAGAAATGCGTGCTAAATATTTGGCAGGAAATTACGGTTATGGTCATGCTAAAACAGAATTACTCAATCTAATTCTAGAAAATTTCAAAACGGAAAGAGAGAAATTCGATTATTACATGAACAATCTTTCTGAATTGGACGCTAAATTGCAAGAAGGCGCAGAAAAAACCAGAAAAATTGCCGCAGAAACTTTAAAAAGAGTAAGATTAAGCTTAGGAATGTAATTTCTAATGAATCATAAATTAAAAAACCTTTCAGAAGTCTGAAAGGTTTTTGTTTTATAAATAGTTTTTAATTTCCTCCAAATTTTGAATGGTTTTCAGACCTTCCTCAGATTTATCTTCTTTTAGCGCATCAAAGAAAATAATATCTAAACCAAAATTCTGAGCTCCTTTTACATCTGCCACCCAATCATCGCCAATAAATATTGACTCAGATTTCTCTGCATTGGCTAAATTCAAGGAATATTCGAAAATTCTTTCATCTGGTTTCATGGCATGAGCATCTTCAGCGCTCGTTACCGTTTCAAAATATTTTTTAAGTCCAGATTTTTCTACTTTTCTGTTCGTCACTTCATGGAAACCGTTAGAAACTACGTGAAGTTGATAACCTTTCTCTTTTAAATATTCTAAAACTTCAATAGTTTGCGGAATCAATTCATTGAAATTGATGATTTCGTCTAAGAAATGCTTTTCAAAATATTGCGCTAACTGTTCGTCATCTATTCCGAAATGTAGAAAAGTATCATAAAATCTATGTTTTCTTAGGAAATCTTTATCTATTATTCCGTCTCTAATTTTCACCCATAAATCTTCATTGATTTCATCATATTTAGCATGAAATTCGTGAAAAAGGATGTTGTATTTTTCTGAAATTTCTTTTCTTTGGAACAATTCTTCTAAGGTAAGAACTGCATTTTTGCGGTGATCCCAAAGTGTATTATCGAGGTCAAAAAAAATGTGCCTTATGTTTTTCATAGGGCACAAATTTAAGTAAAATAAGCGGTTTATTTAATTTTTAGAAATGATAAATTTCTTTTCATTTGAAGTTAAAACTGCTATACTTTTAGAATAATTTAATAAAAAATTTACTGTTGATTTTTTAGGATTCAAAACAGGTGTTTTAAGAGAGTAATTATTTTTCATAGGCTAAAAAAGTTTGTATTTTTAATCAAAACGAAACCTTTTTAGCTTTATTGTATTACCTCGTTAAAATTATTTGATTTTCTTCCATAATTTTCCTCATGTTAATCAGTGCATAACGCACTCTACCTAGCGTAGTATTGATACTCGTATTGGTTTGCTCTGCAATTTCTTTGAAACTTAATCCATCAAAAAATCTTAATTTGATGACTTCTTGTTGGTTTTCGGGTAAGAAAACGAGCATTTTCATCAGGTCATCATAAATTTGATTTGTAATTAACCTTTCTTCTATGTTTTCCTCTGTTTCTTTAAGCAAATCAAAAATAGAAAACTCTTCGTTTTCATAAGTTGTTTCAGAAACTTTTATGTGCTTAGATTTAAGTCGATAATGGTCTATAATAAGATTGTGCGAAATTCTTTTTGCCCAAAGAATAAATTTACCATCATCATTATATCTTCCTTCTTTTAGGGAAACAATGATTTTCATGAAGGTATCTTGAAAAACATCATTAGCGAGTTCTTCATCCATCAATTTATAGAAAATAAAAGAGAAAAGTTCTTTTTGGTGTCTTGAAATAAGAATAGAAAGTGCGTTTTCGTCGCCTTTTTGATATCTCGAAATCAGCAAACTATCAGTATGTGTTTCCATAACTTTAACTTCATTATTATGAAACAGACTAACAAAAGCTAGCTATTTCTGGTTTTTACAGTTTATTAAATGAAGTAAAGTTTGCTCAATAGGCGATTCGATTTACGTTTTGTATGACAAATTTATAAAAAATGTTAAATATTCAAAATAATTTTTCAAAAAAATCGTTATTTGATTATTTATTTTTCTTTGATTTACTGAAAACAACTAACGGAATATTAACCGTGAAATTTAAATTAAGTCCTTCCATTACTCTATCATTCAACTGGCTATTTCCTAGCTTAAATGCGTAACCACCAGTAAAATCTATAATTCCGAAAAGGGAGATTCCTGCTTTTGGTGCAACAAATTGAGGCGTAATTTCTGTACCTGCAAGAAAATAATAAGAATGCTGTATATCTACGTTTTTTTCGAAGTTCAATAAAATATCTCCTTGAAACTTAGGCAAAATCGCAAATTCACCGTTTACTTTTCCCATCAAAGCAGAACCAGAAACTCTGTAAAGAACATTATCGTTCTTTAGAAAAATGAATCTTGCTCCAACTTCTCCAAAGTTTGAGTTTTGATATTCGTAA is part of the Cloacibacterium normanense genome and encodes:
- the trpS gene encoding tryptophan--tRNA ligase — encoded protein: MSRILTGIQATGTPHLGNLLGAIIPAIELSKKSENESFLFIANMHSLTQIKNAEELRQNTYEIAAAWLACGLDTEKTYFYRQSDIPEVCELSWYLSCFFPFSRLQLAHSFKDKADRLEDVNAGLFTYPMLMAADILLYDAEIVPVGKDQLQHLEMARDVGARFNNQMGEIFVLPQAELQENTKYVPGIDGHKMSKSRGNIINIFLPEKQLKKQVMAIETDSTPLEEPKNPDTCKVFAIYSLLTNETQIAEMRAKYLAGNYGYGHAKTELLNLILENFKTEREKFDYYMNNLSELDAKLQEGAEKTRKIAAETLKRVRLSLGM
- a CDS encoding RNA polymerase sigma factor is translated as METHTDSLLISRYQKGDENALSILISRHQKELFSFIFYKLMDEELANDVFQDTFMKIIVSLKEGRYNDDGKFILWAKRISHNLIIDHYRLKSKHIKVSETTYENEEFSIFDLLKETEENIEERLITNQIYDDLMKMLVFLPENQQEVIKLRFFDGLSFKEIAEQTNTSINTTLGRVRYALINMRKIMEENQIILTR
- a CDS encoding YjjG family noncanonical pyrimidine nucleotidase, with protein sequence MKNIRHIFFDLDNTLWDHRKNAVLTLEELFQRKEISEKYNILFHEFHAKYDEINEDLWVKIRDGIIDKDFLRKHRFYDTFLHFGIDDEQLAQYFEKHFLDEIINFNELIPQTIEVLEYLKEKGYQLHVVSNGFHEVTNRKVEKSGLKKYFETVTSAEDAHAMKPDERIFEYSLNLANAEKSESIFIGDDWVADVKGAQNFGLDIIFFDALKEDKSEEGLKTIQNLEEIKNYL